In Caldicellulosiruptor obsidiansis OB47, a single window of DNA contains:
- the hisG gene encoding ATP phosphoribosyltransferase — MITIALPKGRLAQQTVELLKRASLVDIEISEESRKLIMEDAQNSLRFLMVKPFDVPTYVEYGVADVGVVGKDVLLEMNKRVYELLDLKIGKCFVALAGPKGMSKLFLEKPDKTIATKFPNIAKEYFENVRGEDVKIIKLNGSVELAPILGLSDMIVDIVESGRTLKENGLEVYEKLYDISARLIANRASLKLKTQIEDIINRLERMVEE; from the coding sequence ATGATCACTATCGCGTTGCCAAAGGGAAGATTAGCCCAGCAAACAGTTGAACTTTTGAAAAGAGCATCACTTGTAGACATTGAAATATCTGAGGAAAGCAGAAAATTGATCATGGAAGACGCTCAAAATTCTCTGCGTTTTCTCATGGTAAAACCTTTTGACGTACCCACTTATGTGGAATATGGAGTTGCAGATGTTGGTGTTGTGGGTAAAGATGTTCTACTTGAAATGAATAAGAGAGTGTACGAACTTTTAGATTTAAAGATTGGGAAATGTTTTGTAGCCTTGGCAGGGCCTAAAGGGATGAGCAAACTGTTTTTAGAAAAGCCTGATAAAACAATTGCAACCAAATTTCCAAACATTGCCAAGGAATATTTTGAAAATGTTAGAGGAGAAGATGTAAAGATAATAAAACTCAACGGCTCGGTTGAACTTGCTCCTATTTTGGGGCTTTCAGACATGATAGTAGATATTGTGGAAAGTGGTAGGACTTTAAAAGAAAATGGACTTGAAGTGTATGAAAAGCTATACGACATCAGTGCTCGGCTTATTGCAAACAGGGCAAGTCTAAAATTGAAAACTCAGATAGAAGATATTATAAATCGTTTGGAAAGGATGGTTGAAGAGTGA
- the hisD gene encoding histidinol dehydrogenase gives MRILNSKQQVENYIEMAQIRKWENEEEIEQKVRRIISDVKDKKDEALLYYTRLFDCEGICLDELQVSQEEIERAYFECEREDKDFIDALNTAYKNIYEYHMKQKEESWFYIKNGSVLGQIIKPLEKVGIYVPGGKGAYPSTVLMNSVPAKVAGVEKIIMVSPPDKNKSISKYTLAAAKICGIDEIYRVGGAQAVAALAFGTQIIPKVDKIVGPGNIYVATAKKLLFGYVDIDSVAGPSEVMVIADESANPKYIAADLLSQAEHDPMARCILVTTSLQVAQKVSESVEKMLAIFENSVALEAIEKNGVIIVVESLFEAAEIANIIAPEHLEICCNDTEEVLLKIKNAGAIFIGEYSPEPIGDYIAGPNHVLPTSGTASFFSPLGVYDFVKRMSLIKYSKEQFFLDAQHAINIAQKEGFLFHANSLKVRLEDV, from the coding sequence GTGAGAATATTGAATAGTAAGCAACAGGTTGAAAACTACATAGAAATGGCTCAGATAAGAAAATGGGAAAACGAGGAAGAAATTGAACAAAAGGTTCGCAGAATAATCTCTGATGTAAAAGATAAAAAAGATGAAGCGTTGCTTTACTACACCCGGCTTTTTGATTGTGAGGGTATTTGCTTGGATGAGCTGCAAGTAAGCCAAGAAGAAATTGAAAGAGCATATTTTGAATGTGAAAGAGAAGATAAGGATTTCATAGATGCTTTGAACACTGCCTATAAGAATATCTATGAGTATCACATGAAACAAAAAGAGGAAAGCTGGTTTTATATAAAAAATGGATCGGTTCTTGGTCAGATCATAAAGCCTCTTGAAAAAGTAGGGATTTATGTTCCGGGAGGGAAAGGTGCGTACCCTTCAACAGTTTTGATGAATTCAGTTCCTGCAAAGGTTGCAGGCGTAGAGAAGATAATAATGGTAAGTCCACCTGACAAGAACAAGAGCATCAGCAAATACACTTTGGCAGCAGCAAAAATTTGTGGGATTGATGAGATTTATAGAGTAGGAGGGGCTCAAGCAGTTGCAGCACTTGCGTTTGGGACGCAGATTATACCCAAGGTAGATAAGATTGTGGGACCAGGAAATATCTATGTAGCAACTGCTAAAAAGTTGTTGTTTGGATATGTAGATATTGACTCAGTAGCAGGACCAAGTGAAGTCATGGTTATTGCAGACGAGTCTGCAAATCCGAAATACATTGCTGCAGATTTGCTGTCACAGGCGGAACATGATCCAATGGCAAGGTGTATTTTAGTAACAACATCTTTGCAGGTGGCTCAAAAGGTTTCTGAGAGTGTTGAGAAGATGCTTGCAATCTTTGAAAACTCAGTTGCTTTGGAAGCTATAGAAAAAAACGGTGTGATAATAGTTGTTGAAAGTCTTTTTGAAGCTGCTGAGATTGCCAATATAATTGCACCTGAACACTTAGAGATTTGTTGCAATGATACAGAGGAAGTTTTGCTTAAAATTAAAAACGCTGGTGCAATTTTTATAGGTGAATATTCTCCTGAGCCTATTGGTGATTATATCGCAGGACCAAATCATGTGCTGCCAACGTCTGGCACAGCAAGTTTCTTCTCTCCCCTTGGGGTTTATGATTTTGTCAAAAGGATGAGTTTAATAAAATATTCAAAAGAACAGTTTTTTTTAGATGCTCAACATGCAATAAACATAGCGCAAAAAGAAGGTTTCCTCTTTCATGCAAATTCGTTGAAGGTGAGGTTGGAAGATGTTTAA
- the hisC gene encoding histidinol-phosphate transaminase, protein MFKKRLENFSNYTTPQIECLVKADANENLLELPEELKNIILDTLKNSMFDLRFYPEINSQPLKEALARFYSLKSENFIVGNGSDQIIQLIIQACCEENDQIFFLYPSFTMYRITADLFGVGSCFFDITPHWEIDVEKVIDKIRVNERIKVIFIDTPNNPTGIVWSTENLKAVVEAFPSKLVVIDNAYGEYSNIDYIEFARRYNNTIIIKTFSKIGFAGIRCGYGIANENIIKNLHKVKPPYNVNVLTQHIAIKVLENFEKLKNNIQLIKDERDKMIQKLKEYYFVIRSEANFVTVVDEYADKIFEYLIANKILVKKFEVGEKKLLRITLGKPQDNDIIIENLIRFKKENAKDGSKSG, encoded by the coding sequence ATGTTTAAAAAAAGATTAGAAAATTTTTCAAACTATACAACGCCCCAAATAGAATGTTTGGTCAAAGCGGATGCCAACGAAAATCTTCTTGAACTTCCTGAAGAGTTAAAAAATATAATTTTGGACACCTTGAAAAATAGCATGTTTGATTTGCGTTTTTATCCAGAAATCAATTCTCAACCACTTAAAGAAGCTTTAGCAAGGTTTTACAGTTTGAAAAGTGAAAATTTTATTGTAGGAAATGGATCGGATCAGATAATTCAGCTTATTATTCAAGCATGCTGTGAGGAGAATGACCAGATATTTTTTCTATATCCTTCGTTTACGATGTATAGAATAACTGCTGACCTTTTTGGAGTTGGGTCCTGTTTTTTTGATATTACTCCCCACTGGGAAATTGATGTTGAAAAGGTGATTGATAAGATAAGAGTGAATGAGAGAATAAAAGTAATATTTATTGATACTCCAAATAATCCAACCGGGATTGTATGGAGCACTGAAAATTTAAAGGCTGTTGTGGAAGCATTTCCTTCAAAGCTTGTGGTAATTGACAATGCTTACGGTGAATACAGCAATATTGACTATATAGAGTTTGCAAGAAGATACAATAACACAATAATTATTAAAACCTTTTCTAAAATAGGTTTTGCGGGTATAAGATGTGGTTATGGCATTGCAAATGAAAATATTATAAAAAACCTTCACAAAGTAAAACCGCCCTATAATGTCAATGTATTAACACAGCACATCGCTATCAAGGTTCTTGAAAATTTCGAGAAGCTAAAAAATAACATCCAGCTCATAAAAGATGAAAGAGATAAGATGATACAAAAACTTAAAGAATATTACTTTGTTATTCGGTCTGAAGCAAACTTTGTAACAGTTGTAGATGAGTATGCCGACAAAATATTTGAATATCTTATTGCAAACAAAATTCTTGTAAAAAAATTCGAGGTAGGGGAAAAAAAACTTTTAAGAATTACATTGGGCAAGCCTCAAGATAATGATATAATAATAGAAAATCTCATTCGATTTAAAAAGGAGAACGCAAAAGATGGGTCAAAGAGTGGCTGA
- the hisB gene encoding imidazoleglycerol-phosphate dehydratase HisB has product MGQRVAEVQRKTKETDIKLILNIDGNGDYKISTGIGFFDHMLQLFSHHGKFDIQLEAKGDIYIDDHHTIEDVGIVLGQAFLKALSDKRGIKRYAHVILPMDEALVMVAVDISGRPYLAFDVDFKLPKLGDMTSQMVVEFFKAFVWSSKTTVHIKKLSGENDHHVCEAIFKAVGRTLKEACTIIDDRIPSSKGVL; this is encoded by the coding sequence ATGGGTCAAAGAGTGGCTGAAGTTCAGAGAAAGACAAAAGAGACAGATATTAAGCTAATTCTCAATATTGATGGAAATGGTGATTATAAAATCTCAACAGGGATAGGCTTTTTTGACCACATGCTTCAGCTATTTTCTCATCACGGGAAATTTGACATTCAACTTGAAGCCAAAGGTGATATATATATTGACGACCATCACACCATAGAAGATGTTGGAATAGTTTTGGGGCAGGCTTTTTTAAAGGCTTTGTCAGATAAAAGAGGTATAAAAAGATATGCGCATGTTATTCTTCCCATGGATGAAGCACTTGTAATGGTGGCAGTGGATATCTCAGGAAGGCCTTATTTGGCGTTTGATGTAGATTTTAAGCTACCAAAGCTTGGGGATATGACTTCTCAGATGGTTGTAGAGTTTTTCAAAGCTTTTGTTTGGTCTTCTAAAACCACAGTTCATATAAAGAAACTGAGTGGTGAGAATGACCATCATGTATGCGAGGCCATTTTTAAAGCTGTTGGGAGAACCTTAAAAGAGGCTTGTACAATAATCGATGATAGAATTCCATCCTCAAAAGGAGTGTTATAA
- the hisH gene encoding imidazole glycerol phosphate synthase subunit HisH, with translation MKKICIVDYGMGNLRSVQKAFEYIGFEAFVTSSKDEIEKAEAIVLPGVGAFDVAIFNLERFRLVDVLRKKIKESLFLGICLGYQLLYEFSEEGSCEGLKILKGDVKKFSQKENIKIPHMGWNRIKVKGNSKLLKGVDNQFVYFVHSYYVENKDKSIVSSVCEHGIEFDSSIEVGNIFATQFHPEKSGEVGLQILKNFGGLL, from the coding sequence GTGAAAAAGATTTGTATTGTGGACTATGGTATGGGGAACTTGAGAAGTGTACAAAAAGCATTTGAATACATAGGCTTTGAAGCTTTTGTTACGTCAAGCAAAGACGAAATTGAAAAAGCTGAAGCGATTGTTTTGCCGGGTGTAGGAGCATTTGATGTCGCTATTTTTAATCTTGAAAGATTTAGGCTTGTTGACGTATTAAGAAAAAAAATAAAAGAGTCTTTATTTTTAGGTATATGCTTAGGTTATCAGCTTTTGTACGAATTTAGCGAAGAAGGCAGTTGTGAGGGTTTAAAAATTTTGAAGGGAGATGTCAAAAAGTTTTCTCAAAAAGAGAATATCAAGATTCCTCACATGGGATGGAACAGGATAAAAGTTAAAGGAAATTCAAAGCTTTTAAAGGGTGTGGATAACCAGTTTGTCTATTTTGTTCACTCATATTATGTAGAAAATAAAGACAAATCGATAGTATCTTCTGTTTGTGAGCATGGTATTGAGTTTGACTCTTCAATAGAAGTTGGCAATATATTTGCTACTCAGTTTCATCCTGAAAAAAGTGGGGAAGTAGGACTGCAAATACTTAAGAACTTTGGAGGTTTGTTATGA
- the hisA gene encoding 1-(5-phosphoribosyl)-5-[(5-phosphoribosylamino)methylideneamino]imidazole-4-carboxamide isomerase: MIVIPAIDIIDGKCVRLTQGDYNQVQLFNLDPVEQAKFFEKSGAKYIHVVDLDGAKTGKPVNFEVIKKIKISTCLTVECGGGIRDKATVELYLSSGIDYIIFGSVIFKNPDFVNEVINLFGKERFIASLDFKDGFVKLSGWQEATTITIEEGITTITNLGFERLIYTDITTDGMLRGHNFEAAKYIRKLFNGFLTASGGISSTEDIVRLKSIGVDAAIVGKALYTGQLKLEEIINIL; this comes from the coding sequence ATGATTGTTATACCTGCAATAGACATTATAGATGGAAAGTGTGTAAGACTTACACAGGGGGATTATAACCAGGTTCAACTGTTCAATTTAGATCCGGTTGAGCAGGCAAAATTTTTTGAAAAAAGTGGTGCTAAATACATCCATGTTGTTGATCTGGATGGAGCAAAAACAGGAAAACCAGTGAATTTTGAAGTTATAAAAAAGATAAAAATATCTACATGTTTGACAGTTGAATGTGGTGGAGGCATTAGGGATAAGGCTACAGTTGAACTTTACCTTTCTTCAGGAATTGATTATATCATTTTTGGTTCTGTTATTTTTAAAAATCCTGATTTTGTAAATGAAGTTATAAATCTGTTTGGTAAAGAAAGATTTATTGCTTCTCTTGATTTTAAAGATGGTTTTGTAAAACTTTCTGGATGGCAGGAAGCAACAACAATTACCATTGAAGAAGGGATTACAACAATAACAAATTTAGGATTTGAGAGGCTTATTTACACAGATATAACTACTGATGGAATGCTAAGAGGGCATAACTTCGAAGCTGCAAAATATATTCGGAAACTTTTTAATGGGTTTTTAACAGCATCAGGTGGGATTTCATCAACAGAAGATATTGTAAGACTTAAAAGTATAGGGGTTGATGCGGCAATTGTAGGAAAGGCTCTTTATACAGGTCAGCTCAAGTTAGAGGAGATAATTAATATACTATAA